The Bacteroides fragilis NCTC 9343 genome includes the window GGCAGGAAGCCTCGATCGTTTCGCCACCGATTACATCGACATTTACTGGATACACAATCCGGCCGACGTGGAGAAATGGACGCCTTATCTTATCCCGTTGGTAAAAAGCGGCAAGGTAAAACGGATTGGTGTATCTAATCACAACCTTGCGCAAATCAAGCGTGCGGAGGAGATTCTCTCGAAAGAAGGGGTACATATCTTTGCTGTACAGAACCATTACAGCCTGCTGTATCGTTCTTCGGAGAAAGCCGGTATTCTGGACTATTGCAAGGAGAACGGTATCGACTTCTGGGCTTACATGGTATTGGAGCAAGGAGCGTTGAGCGGGAAATACGATACCGCGCAGCCGTTACCCGCCGGTAGCCAGCGTGGGGAAACTTACAATCCGTTGTTGCCGCAAATTGAGAAACTTGTTGCCGTGATGCGCACAGTCGGCAATAAATATGGTATCACACCGGCACAAGTCGCTCTGGCGTGGGCGATAGCGAAAGGCACGACACCGATTATCGGCGTGACGAAACCCTCGCAAGTGCAGGATGCCTTGCAAGCGACAAAAGTTTTCTTGACTGCCGACGAAATGAAGGCATTGGAAGAAGCTGCCGAAAGTACCGGTGTCGATACGAGAGGTTCGTGGGAAATGCCGATGGTTTAAGAAAGGAGGAATGGGTATGAAGTGTTATTTGATCGGTTTATTGAGTATGCTGTCCGTACATGCCGCTATGGGGCAACAGGCGATAGACGTGCATTGTTATAATATACTTCCCGCGTTCAAGGAACTGTTGGACAGGCACGGGGCAGCTTTGGAAGAAACTTTCCCGCTTCCGGATTGGGATGTGGCTTCTCATCTGAAATTCATGGAAGAGGCGAGTATCGAAACATCCGTCCTTTCGATGCCTGCTCCCCAACCGTGGTTCGGCGATGCGGAAGAGAGCCGCCGTGCGGTCAGGCAATACAACGAGGCGTGCGCCCGGCTGAAAGCGGATTATCCCGGCAAATTCCTCTTCTGTGCTTCATTGCCCCTGCCCGATGTGGACGCGGCTATCAAGGAAGCGGTCTATGCACTCGACACGCTCGGCGCGGACGGCATCAAGCTGGCTACCAACAGCCGGGGACAGTACGTAGGCGATGCGGCACTCGATACGTTGATGCAAGTACTGAACGAGCGCCATGCCGTCGTGATGCTGCATCCGCACAAACCTTCGCCCGTAAACGACGGAATCATCGCGACGGCACCGCTGGCCGTTTACGAATATCCGGCCGAGACGACCCGTACCGTCGTCAATCTGATTGCCCGGAATGTTCCGGCCCGGTATCCGAATCTGAAGTTCGTCGTACCGCATTGCGGTTCATTTCTGCCGCTGGCCCTTCCGCGCATGAAGGCGGTATATCCGGTCATGGCGGCGAAAGGGCTTATGGAACCGATTGACTGGGATGCCAATCTGAAGGCGTTCTATTATGACCTTGCAGGAGGTGCAACACCTGAAGTTGTTAAGGCTCTGCTGACCATAACCACCCCCGACCGGTTGCTTTATGGCTCGGATTATCCATACCAGCCGGCAACAGTTCTGACAGGAAATTTGAAACAATTGCGAACGTGGATAACCGATGATGCCGAGCTCACACCTTTTGCGGAAAAAATCCTGCATGACAACGCCCTTAAACTGTTTGGTAAATAAAAATGAGTAAACAGATAAAAATGAGTAATATGAAGAAAGAGGTAATGATATTGACCGGTGCCGGTCAGATAGGAATGGCGATAGCCCGCCGTATGGGATATGGGAAAAAGATCATTGTCGGAGACCTGAACCCGGAGAGTGCCGAGGCTGTTTGCCGTATATTGAATGAGGCGGGATTTGATGCAGTACCCGTCGAAATGAATCTCTCTTCAAGGGAGTCCATTTTGAACTTGATTGCGGTTGCACGGGAACATGGTGAAATTTCAATGCTCGTCAATGCGGCGGGCGTATCACCGAGTCAGGCTTCCATCGAAACGATTCTGAAAGTCGATCTGTACGGAACGGCTGTCTTGCTCGAAGAAGTGGGGAAGGTTATTAAAGAGGACGGTGTCGGGGTGACGATTTCCAGCCAGTCGGGACATCGGATGCCCGCGCTGACCATCGAGGAGGATATGCTACTGGCCACGACTCCTACCGAAGAATTGCTCTCGCTCGACATGCTGCAACCGGATAGTATCGAGGATACGTTACATGCCTATCAGATGGCCAAGCGTTGTAACGTGAAACGTGTAATGGCCGAAGCTGTGAAATGGGGCGAGCGCGGGGCAAGAATCAACTCCATTTCACCGGGTATCATCGTAACCCCCTTGGCTATCGACGAGTTCAACGGGCCGCGAGGTGATTTTTACAAAAACATGTTCGCCAAATGTCCGGCAGGACGCCCCGGAACCGCGGACGAGGTTGCCAATGTTGCCGAACTGTTGATGAGCGACAGAGGGGCATTTATCACGGGAGCGGACTTTCTGATCGATGGTGGTGCTACGGCATCGTATTTTTATGGCCCGTTGAAACCATAATGTGTTGTACTGTAATCTGTAAGGTAACCGCTGTCATACAATGTCAAGCGTACAAAAATATTTTATCCATTTTGCAAATTTGAGCCTTACAACAAAGACTTTATGGTTGGAATACGTTGTATTTGTAAAAATTAAAAACTGACAATATGGAACGATTAGATGTATTCGATTGCTCGAACGTGCTTATAGCGAGTTATTTCACCGATGACCGGGGATGCGCCCATGAAAACAGGGAGCATACGCTTATTTATCTGTGCTCCGGTGAATTGGAGATAGAAGAGCGTGGCAAGAAAACCGTGTTGCATCCGGGGGATTGCGCTTTCATGCGGCGCGATAACCGGATGTGGTTACAGAAAAAGGTTGAGGACGGAAAGCCTTACCGTTCTGTCGTACTGAAGTTCTCAAGACCGTTTCTAAGAGAATTTTACCAGACGCTTAACCGGCAACAGATTCCGACCGATTCCGAACGTGAGAAGGTAAGCCTGCGTGTGTTGCCCAGTAACAGGCCTGATATCCGTTCGCTGTTCGAATCCGTCATTCCTTATTTCGATGCAGGCGAAAAACCGTCCGAAGACGTACTGAAGCTGAAAATGGTAGAAGGGATATATGTACTGCTTAATACTGACCGGAATCTTTATGCTTCGCTGTTCGACTTCGTGGAGCCGTGGAAAATCGACATTCTTGACTATCTGAACGAGAACTATATGTGTGATCTCTCTTTGGAGGAAATCGCAAGTTACACGGGACGCAGCCTGGCTACCTTCAAGCGGGACTTTGCCAAAGTCAGTAATCTGACACCGCAAAAGTGGATTGTCAAACGCCGTTTGGAGGCCGCACACGGCCTGATAAAATCAGGTAAAAAGAAAGTGACGGAAGCTTGCTTCGATGTGGGTTTCAAGAACCTGTCGCATTTCTCCAAGATATACAAGGAGGCTTATGGTGTCGCTCCTTCCTGGTAAGATGAACTTCAGAACAAAACAGTTTGAGCCTTACAGCAAAGCTGTTGTGGAATAATACCTGTACTTTTGTATCGGAAACAGGAAAGACATGTCGGTTGTCTTGGAAATGTCGAACTAAAAATCATATCGTATGAAAACAAAAGTAGCATCATTAGCTTTATTATTGACTTTAATTTTTCCGATCATGGCAAAATCACAAGTAAAAATTCAACAGACTGCCGGACGCGATGCGCTCGGAGAATTTGCCCCCGAATTTGCACGTTTGAACGATGATATTCTTTTCGGGGAAGTGTGGAGCCGGAACGATCTGCTTTCGCTCCGCGATCGTTCCATCGTAACCGTAGTGGCCCTGATGTCGCAGGGACTGACCGATTCCTCGTTCAAGTACCATCTCGAATCGGCGAAGAAGAACGGAGTGACCCGAACCGAGATAGCCGAAATACTCACCCATGCCGCATTCTACGCGGGCTGGCCGAAAGCGTGGGCGGCTTTCCGTATGGCAAAAGAAGTTTGGACCGACGGTAATGCCGACAGCGTAGCGGCAAGTTCGCTCGAAGCGTATGCGCAAACCATCATTTTCCCTGTGGGGAACCCCAACGATGCCTACGCCAAGTATTTCATCGGTCAAAGTTACACGGCTCCCGTAGTAACGGACGGAGTCCCCGTGGTAAATGTGACCTTCGAACCGGGCTGCCGCAACAACTGGCATGTGCACAAGGCAACAAAAGGCGGCGGTCAGACACTCGTATGCGTGGGCGGTCGCGGCTACTATCAGGAATGGGGCAAAGAGCCGGTGGAACTGCGTCCCGGGGATGCTATCAATATTCCGGCAGGCGTGAAACATTGGCACGGGGCGGCTCCCGACAGCTGGTTTTCGCATTTAGCCATCGAAGTGCCCGGTGAGAACAACAGTACCGAATGGCTGGAACCTGTCGGTGATGAAGAATATTCTAA containing:
- a CDS encoding AraC family transcriptional regulator; the protein is MERLDVFDCSNVLIASYFTDDRGCAHENREHTLIYLCSGELEIEERGKKTVLHPGDCAFMRRDNRMWLQKKVEDGKPYRSVVLKFSRPFLREFYQTLNRQQIPTDSEREKVSLRVLPSNRPDIRSLFESVIPYFDAGEKPSEDVLKLKMVEGIYVLLNTDRNLYASLFDFVEPWKIDILDYLNENYMCDLSLEEIASYTGRSLATFKRDFAKVSNLTPQKWIVKRRLEAAHGLIKSGKKKVTEACFDVGFKNLSHFSKIYKEAYGVAPSW
- a CDS encoding carboxymuconolactone decarboxylase family protein, with the protein product MKTKVASLALLLTLIFPIMAKSQVKIQQTAGRDALGEFAPEFARLNDDILFGEVWSRNDLLSLRDRSIVTVVALMSQGLTDSSFKYHLESAKKNGVTRTEIAEILTHAAFYAGWPKAWAAFRMAKEVWTDGNADSVAASSLEAYAQTIIFPVGNPNDAYAKYFIGQSYTAPVVTDGVPVVNVTFEPGCRNNWHVHKATKGGGQTLVCVGGRGYYQEWGKEPVELRPGDAINIPAGVKHWHGAAPDSWFSHLAIEVPGENNSTEWLEPVGDEEYSKLK
- a CDS encoding aldo/keto reductase, translated to MEKLPSIALGTWSWGTGFAGGDRVFGNNLGVEELKPVFDEAMANGLNLWDSAVVYGMRVSETVLSTFTKNCKREDVFISTKFTPQIAGDSENPVADMLAGSLDRFATDYIDIYWIHNPADVEKWTPYLIPLVKSGKVKRIGVSNHNLAQIKRAEEILSKEGVHIFAVQNHYSLLYRSSEKAGILDYCKENGIDFWAYMVLEQGALSGKYDTAQPLPAGSQRGETYNPLLPQIEKLVAVMRTVGNKYGITPAQVALAWAIAKGTTPIIGVTKPSQVQDALQATKVFLTADEMKALEEAAESTGVDTRGSWEMPMV
- a CDS encoding SDR family oxidoreductase, with amino-acid sequence MKKEVMILTGAGQIGMAIARRMGYGKKIIVGDLNPESAEAVCRILNEAGFDAVPVEMNLSSRESILNLIAVAREHGEISMLVNAAGVSPSQASIETILKVDLYGTAVLLEEVGKVIKEDGVGVTISSQSGHRMPALTIEEDMLLATTPTEELLSLDMLQPDSIEDTLHAYQMAKRCNVKRVMAEAVKWGERGARINSISPGIIVTPLAIDEFNGPRGDFYKNMFAKCPAGRPGTADEVANVAELLMSDRGAFITGADFLIDGGATASYFYGPLKP
- a CDS encoding amidohydrolase family protein, translated to MKCYLIGLLSMLSVHAAMGQQAIDVHCYNILPAFKELLDRHGAALEETFPLPDWDVASHLKFMEEASIETSVLSMPAPQPWFGDAEESRRAVRQYNEACARLKADYPGKFLFCASLPLPDVDAAIKEAVYALDTLGADGIKLATNSRGQYVGDAALDTLMQVLNERHAVVMLHPHKPSPVNDGIIATAPLAVYEYPAETTRTVVNLIARNVPARYPNLKFVVPHCGSFLPLALPRMKAVYPVMAAKGLMEPIDWDANLKAFYYDLAGGATPEVVKALLTITTPDRLLYGSDYPYQPATVLTGNLKQLRTWITDDAELTPFAEKILHDNALKLFGK